In one Solanum dulcamara chromosome 1, daSolDulc1.2, whole genome shotgun sequence genomic region, the following are encoded:
- the LOC129902235 gene encoding cytochrome P450 71AU50-like — MTLIWATLVVALFVYALYELLNIQKRKRLPPGPTGLPILGHLHLLGKNPHRDLQKLAKKHGPIMYVRLGLVPTIVASSADAAEKVLKTYDHIFASKPHHEASQYLAYGQKNLVFAKYGVYWRNIRKLCTVHLLSNHKINSFKSMRKQEIELLIESIKLDAHDRVAIDLSAKITSLNANLTCLMVFGKKFMDEDLDKRGFKAVVQDVVHLAATPNLGDFFPLLGVIDLQGITRKLKDLSKVFDEFLERIIDEHVENHDRKQTKDFVDTMMDLMQSGEAEFQFDCQHIKAILLDMLLAAMDTTASSIEWILTELLRHPHVMKKLQKELQQVVGLERMVEESDLENLNYLDMVVKEGLRLHPVAPLFYHESMEDCVVDGFHIQKESRTVINCYAVHRDPNVWPEPEKFLPERFFGSSLDFRGRDFRFLPFGSGRRSCPGMQLAVTIVRLVVAQLVHFFEWELPNDIQPCDLDIDEQFGIVTCREKPLLAIPTYRLKK; from the exons ATGACTTTGATATGGGCAACTCTAGTGGTTGCTCTATTTGTATATGCCTTGTATGAGTTGCTAAACATTCAGAAGAGAAAAAGGCTTCCTCCAGGTCCAACAGGGCTTCCCATTTTAGGACATCTACATTTGTTAGGCAAAAATCCACACCGAGATTTACAAAAACTAGCAAAGAAACATGGTCCTATTATGTATGTGCGATTGGGACTAGTACCTACAATCGTTGCCTCATCTGCTGATGCAGCCGAGAAGGTACTCAAGACATATGATCACATCTTTGCTAGTAAGCCACATCATGAGGCGTCTCAATATTTGGCTTATGGCCAGAAGAATTTGGTATTTGCAAAGTATGGTGTGTATTGGCGCAACATTCGCAAATTGTGCACTGTCCACCTTTTGAGCAATCACAAGATCAATTCATTTaaatccatgagaaaacaagaaattgAACTTCTGATTGAATCAATTAAATTGGACGCTCATGATCGCGTAGCTATTGATCTTAGTGCAAAGATTACGTCCTTGAATGCTAACTTGACTTGCTTAATGGTGTTTGGAAAGAAGTTCATGGATGAGGACTTGGACAAGAGGGGATTCAAAGCTGTTGTTCAAGATGTTGTGCATTTAGCAGCAACACCAAATCTTGGAGATTTTTTCCCCTTGCTTGGTGTTATTGATCTCCAGGGTATCACTCGCAAGCTCAAGGATCTTTCGAAGGtgtttgatgagtttcttgagagGATTATTGATGAACATGTCGAGAATCATGATCGGAAGCAAACCAAGGACTTTGTGGACACCATGATGGACTTAATGCAATCTGGAGAAGCAGAATTTCAATTTGACTGTCAGCACATAAAAGCTATCCTCTTG GACATGCTTCTGGCTGCAATGGACACGACAGCATCATCAATAGAATGGATACTCACAGAACTTCTTAGACACCCCCATGTGATGAAGAAACTCCAAAAGGAGTTGCAACAAGTGGTAGGCCTTGAAAGAATGGTAGAAGAATCCGACCTGGAGAACTTAAACTACTTAGACATGGTTGTAAAAGAGGGCCTGAGGCTGCATCCTGTAGCGCCACTATTTTATCATGAGTCCATGGAAGATTGTGTAGTCGATGGTTTCCACATACAAAAGGAATCCCGAACAGTGATAAATTGTTATGCAGTTCATAGGGATCCAAATGTTTGGCCTGAGCCTGAGAAGTTTCTGCCTGAGAGATTTTTTGGGAGCAGTTTAGATTTTCGTGGACGCGACTTCCGATTCCTACCATTTGGATCTGGGAGAAGAAGCTGCCCTGGAATGCAGTTGGCAGTTACCATCGTCCGCCTTGTGGTGGCACAATTGGTGCATTTCTTCGAGTGGGAGCTTCCAAATGATATTCAGCCTTGTGATTTAGACATTGATGAGCAGTTTGGGATAGTAACATGTAGAGAAAAGCCTTTGCTGGCTATTCCTACTTATAGACTAAAGAAATGA